One Streptococcus sp. DTU_2020_1001019_1_SI_AUS_MUR_006 DNA window includes the following coding sequences:
- the arcA gene encoding arginine deiminase — MSSHPIHVFSEIGKLKKVMLHRPGQELENLMPDHLERLLFDDIPFLADAQSEHDAFAQALRDEGIEVLYLEQLAAESLTSPEIRDQFIEEYLNEANIRGRQTKNAIRKLLHDIDDNLELIKKTMAGVQKVELPDIPEEGKGLTDLVESDYPFAIDPMPNLYFTRDPFATIGNAVSLNHMYADTRNRETLYGKYIFKYHPIYGGKVELIYNREETTRIEGGDELVLSKDVLAVGISQRTDAASIEKLLVNIFKKNVGFKKVLAFEFSNSRKFMHLDTVFTMVDYDKFTIHPEIQGNLRVYSVTYENEELKIVEEKGDLAELLAQNLGLEKVTLIPCGDGNIVAAAREQWNDGSNTLAIAPGVVVVYERNTVTNKKLEEHGLRLIKIRGRELVRGRGGPRCMSMPFEREDI; from the coding sequence ATGTCTTCACATCCAATTCATGTTTTCTCAGAAATTGGGAAACTGAAAAAAGTTATGTTGCACCGTCCGGGTCAAGAATTAGAAAACTTGATGCCTGATCACCTTGAGAGGTTGCTCTTTGATGACATCCCATTTTTAGCAGATGCCCAAAGTGAACACGACGCCTTTGCTCAAGCACTCCGTGACGAAGGAATCGAAGTGCTCTATCTTGAACAATTGGCTGCTGAATCATTAACTTCTCCAGAAATACGCGACCAGTTCATCGAAGAATATCTCAACGAAGCAAATATTCGTGGTCGACAAACTAAAAATGCCATCCGAAAACTGCTTCATGATATTGACGACAATCTTGAACTGATCAAGAAAACAATGGCAGGTGTTCAAAAAGTTGAATTGCCTGACATCCCTGAAGAAGGCAAAGGATTAACTGACTTGGTTGAATCTGACTATCCGTTTGCCATCGATCCAATGCCAAACCTTTACTTCACTCGCGACCCATTTGCGACTATCGGAAATGCAGTATCACTTAATCACATGTACGCCGATACACGCAATCGTGAAACACTTTATGGTAAGTACATCTTTAAGTATCATCCAATCTATGGTGGTAAGGTAGAGCTCATCTATAACCGTGAAGAAACTACTCGGATTGAAGGTGGAGATGAACTTGTTCTTTCAAAAGATGTCCTAGCAGTTGGGATCTCTCAACGGACTGATGCCGCTTCTATCGAAAAACTTTTGGTTAATATCTTCAAAAAGAATGTTGGCTTCAAGAAAGTTTTGGCTTTTGAATTTTCAAACAGCCGTAAGTTCATGCACTTGGATACTGTCTTCACCATGGTAGACTATGACAAATTTACAATCCACCCAGAAATCCAAGGCAATCTTCGCGTCTATTCCGTCACTTACGAAAATGAAGAACTCAAGATTGTTGAAGAAAAAGGAGATTTGGCAGAGCTCCTTGCTCAAAACCTTGGTTTAGAAAAAGTTACACTCATTCCTTGTGGTGATGGGAATATCGTTGCAGCTGCTCGTGAACAATGGAATGATGGCTCTAACACACTCGCTATCGCACCAGGTGTCGTAGTTGTTTATGAACGCAACACTGTGACCAATAAGAAACTTGAAGAACATGGACTTCGTCTCATTAAGATTCGCGGCAGGGAGTTGGTACGCGGTCGTGGTGGACCTCGTTGTATGTCAATGCCGTTTGAACGCGAAGACATTTAA
- a CDS encoding TrkH family potassium uptake protein: MNRSMVRFLLAKLLLIEAGLLLVPVSIALYYRESSQVFTALFSTIGILVVLGLLGIISKPKKQRIYAKEGVLIVALCWILWSFFGALPFVFSGQIPNMIDAFFEISSGFTTTGATILNDVSVLSRSLLFWRSFTHLIGGMGVLVFALAIMDNAKNSHLEVMKAEVPGPVFGKVVSKLKNTAQILYILYMAMFALFVVIYYLAGMPLYDSFVIAMGTAGTGGFTVYNDGIAHYHSSLITYLTSIGVLMFGVNFNLYYYLMLRRIKEFFFDEELRAYLLIVAISTGLITLNTLHLYSGVSQSFEMAFFQVSNIITTTGFGYGDITNWPLFSQYILLMLMAIGGSAGSTAGGLKVIRGVILSKIAKNQVLSTISPHRVLTLQVNQTVIDKDTQHKILKYFVVYIMILLSLIFIVSLDTNNLMVVTSAVFSCFNNIGPILGTTASFSIFSPFSKLLLSFAMIAGRLEIYPIILLFMKRTWSKR; this comes from the coding sequence ATGAATAGAAGTATGGTACGATTTCTTCTTGCAAAGCTACTCTTGATCGAGGCTGGTCTACTCTTAGTTCCAGTTAGCATTGCTCTTTATTATCGAGAATCGAGTCAAGTTTTTACAGCTCTTTTCTCTACCATCGGAATCCTTGTTGTTCTAGGTCTTCTGGGAATTATCAGTAAGCCTAAAAAACAGCGAATCTATGCAAAAGAAGGGGTCTTAATTGTTGCTCTCTGTTGGATTCTCTGGTCATTCTTTGGTGCCCTTCCCTTTGTCTTTTCAGGACAAATTCCCAATATGATAGACGCCTTCTTTGAGATTAGTTCTGGCTTCACAACAACGGGAGCAACCATTTTAAATGATGTTTCTGTCTTAAGCCGTTCTCTTCTATTTTGGAGGAGTTTTACTCACCTTATCGGAGGGATGGGGGTGCTGGTTTTTGCTCTAGCTATTATGGACAATGCTAAAAATAGTCACTTAGAGGTTATGAAGGCAGAGGTTCCTGGACCAGTATTTGGTAAGGTGGTATCTAAGCTAAAAAATACAGCTCAAATCCTTTATATCCTCTACATGGCTATGTTTGCCCTCTTTGTGGTTATTTATTACCTTGCTGGGATGCCACTCTACGATAGTTTTGTCATCGCTATGGGTACTGCTGGTACAGGTGGCTTTACTGTTTATAATGATGGAATTGCCCACTATCACAGTTCTCTCATTACCTATCTGACAAGTATCGGGGTTTTGATGTTTGGTGTCAATTTCAACCTCTACTACTACCTCATGCTCCGTCGTATCAAGGAATTCTTTTTTGATGAAGAACTCCGAGCCTATCTCTTGATTGTAGCCATATCAACTGGCTTAATCACGCTTAACACACTCCACCTCTACAGCGGAGTTTCACAAAGCTTTGAGATGGCCTTCTTCCAAGTATCTAACATCATTACCACTACCGGTTTTGGATATGGAGATATCACGAACTGGCCTTTGTTCTCTCAATACATCTTGCTAATGCTGATGGCAATCGGTGGTTCTGCTGGCTCCACTGCAGGTGGTCTCAAGGTTATTCGCGGAGTCATCCTCTCTAAAATTGCTAAAAATCAAGTCTTGTCTACCATATCACCTCACCGTGTGTTAACCCTTCAGGTTAATCAAACGGTTATTGATAAGGATACCCAGCACAAGATTCTGAAGTACTTTGTGGTTTATATCATGATTCTACTCAGTTTGATTTTCATCGTCAGTTTAGATACCAATAATTTAATGGTTGTCACGAGTGCTGTTTTCAGTTGCTTTAACAATATCGGTCCTATTTTAGGGACAACTGCAAGTTTCTCAATTTTTAGTCCATTTTCAAAACTTCTACTATCCTTTGCTATGATTGCAGGACGTCTTGAAATCTATCCAATCATACTGCTCTTTATGAAGCGCACCTGGTCTAAACGTTAG
- a CDS encoding peptide chain release factor 3: protein MNIQEEIKKRRTFAIISHPDAGKTTITEQLLYFGGEIREAGTVKGKKTGTFAKSDWMDIEKQRGISVTSSVMQFDYDGKRVNILDTPGHEDFSEDTYRTLMAVDAAVMVVDSAKGIEAQTKKLFEVVKHRGIPVFTFMNKLDRDGREPLDLLQELEEVLGIASYPMNWPIGMGKAFEGLYDLYNQRLELYKGDERFASLEDGDKLFASNPFYEQVKDDIELLQEAGNEFSEEAILAGELTPVFFGSALTNFGVQTFLETFLKFAPEPHGHKKTDGEIVDPYDKDFSGFVFKIQANMDPRHRDRIAFVRIVSGEFERGMSVNLPRTGKGAKLSNVTQFMAESRENVTNAVAGDIIGVYDTGTYQVGDTLTVGKNKFEFEPLPTFTPEIFMKVSAKNVMKQKSFHKGIEQLVQEGAIQLYKNYQTGEYMLGAVGQLQFEVFKHRMEGEYNAEVVMSPMGKKTVRWIKPEDLDERMSSSRNILAKDRFDQPVFLFENDFALRWFADKYPDVELEEKM from the coding sequence ATGAATATTCAAGAAGAAATTAAGAAACGTCGTACCTTTGCCATTATCTCTCACCCGGACGCGGGGAAAACAACCATCACTGAGCAATTGCTCTACTTTGGGGGCGAGATTCGTGAGGCTGGTACTGTAAAAGGAAAGAAAACAGGGACTTTTGCCAAGTCTGACTGGATGGATATCGAGAAACAACGTGGGATTTCGGTAACCTCATCTGTCATGCAGTTTGACTATGATGGCAAGCGTGTGAATATCCTAGACACGCCAGGGCACGAGGACTTCTCAGAAGATACCTATCGGACCTTGATGGCGGTGGATGCTGCGGTCATGGTAGTGGACTCTGCCAAGGGTATCGAGGCCCAAACCAAGAAATTATTTGAGGTTGTCAAACACCGCGGGATTCCAGTCTTTACCTTTATGAACAAGCTGGACCGTGACGGTCGTGAACCACTAGATCTCTTGCAAGAATTGGAAGAAGTCTTGGGCATAGCTAGCTACCCGATGAACTGGCCAATCGGGATGGGGAAAGCCTTTGAAGGTTTGTATGACCTTTATAACCAACGTTTAGAGCTCTATAAAGGGGATGAACGCTTTGCTAGTCTGGAAGATGGGGACAAGCTATTTGCTAGCAACCCATTCTACGAGCAAGTCAAGGATGACATCGAGCTCTTGCAAGAAGCTGGAAATGAATTCTCAGAAGAAGCCATCCTTGCGGGTGAATTAACACCAGTATTCTTTGGTTCAGCCCTCACTAACTTTGGGGTGCAGACCTTCCTTGAGACCTTCCTTAAGTTTGCTCCAGAACCACATGGACACAAGAAAACAGATGGCGAAATTGTGGATCCTTATGACAAGGATTTCTCAGGATTTGTCTTTAAAATCCAAGCCAACATGGACCCTCGTCACCGTGACCGTATTGCCTTTGTTCGAATCGTATCGGGTGAATTCGAGCGTGGTATGAGTGTTAATCTCCCTCGTACTGGTAAGGGAGCTAAGCTGTCAAATGTTACTCAGTTTATGGCGGAAAGTCGTGAAAATGTGACCAATGCCGTGGCAGGTGATATTATCGGAGTTTACGATACTGGTACTTATCAGGTGGGAGATACTTTGACAGTTGGGAAAAACAAATTTGAATTTGAACCACTGCCAACCTTTACTCCTGAGATTTTCATGAAAGTTTCTGCTAAGAACGTCATGAAACAAAAATCTTTCCACAAGGGGATTGAGCAATTGGTGCAAGAGGGAGCTATTCAGCTTTATAAGAATTACCAAACAGGCGAGTACATGCTAGGAGCTGTTGGTCAACTCCAGTTTGAAGTCTTTAAGCACCGTATGGAAGGCGAGTACAATGCTGAAGTAGTCATGAGCCCAATGGGTAAAAAGACTGTTCGTTGGATCAAGCCTGAGGACTTGGATGAACGGATGTCATCAAGCCGAAATATCTTGGCCAAAGACCGTTTTGACCAGCCAGTCTTCCTCTTTGAGAATGACTTTGCCCTCCGCTGGTTTGCGGACAAGTATCCAGATGTAGAGTTGGAGGAGAAGATGTAA
- a CDS encoding CPBP family intramembrane glutamic endopeptidase encodes MNFFKDFRKRLAWFGILLVAIFLSQTPMLTLSILTKIQFNPIWSPILVSLISILVIAIFLYGAHKSKLLVFKPKLLTINDLPRIVLSYLTIFVGNLVGGIWLQLIKQTTTSNQQVINNLISESSLISSFFLIVLIAPICEEIICRGIIPTKLFQGYEKFGYVIGWLIFLLAHRPSNLPSFLIYGWMSAVLTWTAYRTRRLEMSISVHMLLNSISFILLALFTIFMKNFGI; translated from the coding sequence ATGAACTTTTTTAAAGATTTTCGTAAACGACTCGCGTGGTTTGGGATTTTGTTAGTAGCTATCTTTCTATCTCAGACTCCTATGCTAACTCTATCTATACTAACTAAAATTCAGTTTAATCCAATCTGGTCACCAATTCTTGTGTCCCTCATTTCGATTCTTGTGATCGCTATCTTTTTATACGGAGCCCATAAGAGCAAGTTACTAGTATTTAAGCCTAAACTCTTAACGATTAATGATCTTCCTCGTATTGTTTTGAGTTATTTGACAATCTTTGTTGGAAATCTTGTAGGTGGCATCTGGTTACAACTCATAAAACAAACAACAACTTCTAATCAGCAAGTAATTAACAACCTTATTTCCGAAAGCTCTCTGATTAGCAGTTTCTTCCTCATCGTTTTAATCGCACCTATTTGTGAAGAAATCATCTGTCGCGGGATTATTCCTACCAAACTCTTCCAAGGCTACGAAAAGTTTGGCTATGTTATTGGTTGGTTGATCTTCCTCCTTGCGCACAGACCTTCTAATCTCCCTTCCTTCTTGATTTATGGCTGGATGTCAGCCGTCCTCACTTGGACTGCTTATCGTACTAGACGTTTGGAAATGTCTATCTCAGTCCATATGCTACTTAATAGTATCAGTTTCATCTTACTGGCACTCTTTACAATTTTTATGAAAAATTTCGGTATCTAA
- the argF gene encoding ornithine carbamoyltransferase, with protein sequence MHSVFQGRSFLAEKDFTRAELEYLIGLSAHLKDLKKRNIEHRYLAGKNIALLFEKTSTRTRAAFTTAAIDLGAHPEYLGANDIQLGKKETTEDTAKVLGRMFDGIEFRGFSQDMVEELAKFSGVPVWNGLTDKWHPTQMLADYLTVLENFGHLEGLTLVYCGDGRNNVANSLLVTGAILGVNVHVFSPKELFPDQAVVALAEGYAKESGAHILITEDADQAVKGADVLYTDVWVSMGEEDKFAERVALLKPYQVNMDLVKKAGNENLIFLHCLPAFHDTNTIYGRQVAEKFGVKEMEVTDEVFHSKYARQFDQAENRMHTIKAVMAATLGNLYIPKV encoded by the coding sequence ATACATTCAGTATTTCAAGGAAGAAGTTTTCTAGCTGAAAAAGATTTTACCCGTGCAGAGCTCGAATATTTGATTGGACTTTCAGCTCACTTGAAGGATCTTAAAAAACGAAACATCGAACACCGCTATCTAGCTGGTAAAAATATTGCTCTTTTATTCGAAAAAACTTCTACCCGTACACGCGCAGCATTCACAACTGCTGCAATCGATCTTGGTGCACATCCAGAATACCTGGGGGCAAACGATATTCAACTAGGTAAAAAAGAAACTACGGAAGATACCGCAAAAGTTTTGGGACGTATGTTTGATGGTATTGAATTCCGTGGTTTTAGTCAAGATATGGTTGAAGAATTAGCTAAATTCTCTGGTGTTCCTGTTTGGAATGGCTTGACGGATAAATGGCACCCAACTCAAATGCTTGCAGACTACTTGACAGTACTAGAAAATTTCGGACATCTTGAAGGTTTGACATTGGTTTACTGTGGTGACGGTCGTAACAATGTTGCCAATAGCCTTCTAGTAACAGGAGCGATCCTTGGTGTGAACGTTCATGTCTTTTCACCAAAAGAACTCTTCCCAGATCAGGCAGTTGTTGCACTGGCTGAGGGATATGCCAAAGAAAGTGGGGCTCACATCCTCATCACAGAAGATGCTGATCAAGCTGTAAAAGGGGCTGATGTCCTTTACACTGATGTTTGGGTATCTATGGGCGAAGAAGATAAGTTTGCAGAACGCGTCGCTTTGCTAAAACCTTACCAAGTCAATATGGATCTTGTTAAGAAAGCAGGCAATGAAAACTTAATCTTCCTCCACTGCTTACCAGCCTTTCATGATACGAACACAATCTACGGCAGACAAGTAGCTGAGAAATTTGGTGTAAAAGAAATGGAAGTAACTGATGAGGTCTTCCATAGCAAATATGCTCGTCAGTTTGATCAAGCAGAAAATCGTATGCACACCATCAAAGCCGTTATGGCTGCTACACTAGGAAATCTCTACATTCCTAAAGTGTGA
- the arcC gene encoding carbamate kinase, producing the protein MSHRKIVVALGGNAILSTDPSAQAQEAALAETAHHLVKLIQNGDELIITHGNGPQVGNLLLQHLAANSEKNPAFPLDSLVAMTEGSIGFWLQNALENALQDIHLDKTVVSVVTQVVVDKNDPAFLNPSKPIGPFYSEEEAKAESEKTGANFKEDAGRGWRKVVASPKPVHIKEIDSIRALLDKGQIVIAAGGGGIPVTKNENGYFSGVEAVIDKDFASQCLAELVEADLFIILTGVDYAYINYNKPNQEKLEQVTVNQLQEYIKEGQFAPGSMLPKIQAAIDFVTNRPAGKAVITSLSNLGALIESDSGTIIVKE; encoded by the coding sequence ATGTCTCATCGTAAAATCGTTGTCGCTCTTGGAGGAAATGCCATTCTTTCCACAGATCCATCTGCTCAAGCTCAAGAAGCTGCTCTGGCAGAAACAGCACACCATCTGGTGAAACTCATCCAAAATGGTGATGAATTGATTATCACCCATGGCAATGGACCGCAAGTTGGTAACCTTCTCCTCCAACACCTAGCAGCGAATTCCGAAAAAAATCCTGCCTTTCCTCTCGATTCACTTGTTGCTATGACTGAGGGTAGCATCGGTTTTTGGCTCCAGAATGCTCTGGAAAATGCTTTACAGGATATTCATCTTGATAAAACTGTCGTTTCTGTTGTCACACAAGTTGTCGTGGACAAGAATGATCCTGCCTTTCTCAATCCAAGTAAACCCATTGGTCCATTCTACTCAGAAGAAGAGGCTAAAGCAGAAAGCGAAAAAACTGGGGCTAACTTTAAAGAAGATGCAGGACGTGGCTGGCGTAAGGTAGTGGCTTCTCCAAAACCTGTTCATATCAAAGAAATCGATAGTATACGCGCACTCTTAGATAAGGGACAAATTGTCATCGCAGCAGGCGGTGGAGGTATTCCTGTAACCAAAAATGAAAACGGTTACTTCTCAGGAGTAGAAGCTGTCATCGATAAGGATTTTGCATCGCAATGCTTGGCAGAGCTAGTCGAAGCAGATCTCTTCATCATTTTAACTGGCGTCGATTATGCCTATATCAACTATAACAAACCAAATCAAGAAAAATTGGAGCAGGTAACTGTTAACCAACTTCAAGAATACATCAAAGAGGGGCAATTTGCTCCTGGTAGTATGCTACCAAAAATCCAAGCTGCCATTGATTTTGTGACCAATCGTCCAGCAGGAAAAGCCGTCATCACTTCCCTCAGCAATTTGGGAGCCTTGATTGAATCTGATAGCGGAACAATCATCGTGAAAGAATAA
- a CDS encoding YfcC family protein, with product MSENKKRFQMPSSYTVLIIIIAIMAFLTWVIPAGKYNTNEAGNLIAGTYQTVDSNPQGIYDVFMAPIRAMLGHEPTSAAIDVAFFILMVGGFLGVVNATGTLDVGIASIVKKYKGREKMLILILMPLFALGGTTYGMGEETMAFYPLLIPVMMAVGFDSITAVAIILLGSQVGCLASTLNPFATVIASDTAGISSMDGVILRVIFWFVMTGISTYFVYRYAEKIQKNPTKSLVYAQREEDIKHFNVSENDDAPSTLSKKQKHVLALFVLTFIIMIASFIPWVDLHVTVFEDFKNWLIGLPVIGGVIGSSALPFGSWYFPEGAMLFAVMGILIGVVYGLKESKIVSTFLTGAADLLSVALICAVARGIQVIMNDGMITATILHWGEVGLQGLSPQVFIVLTYIFYLPMSFLIPSSSGLASATMGIMAPLGEFVNVKASLIVTAYQSASGVLNLVTPTSGIVMGALALGRVSLGTWWKFVGKLVIVIVVASILLLILGTLVPFL from the coding sequence ATGAGTGAAAATAAAAAAAGGTTTCAAATGCCCTCATCATACACTGTTTTGATCATCATCATTGCCATTATGGCATTTTTGACCTGGGTCATTCCTGCAGGTAAGTATAATACCAATGAAGCAGGTAACCTCATCGCAGGTACCTATCAAACTGTTGACTCAAATCCTCAAGGGATTTACGATGTCTTTATGGCACCAATTCGTGCCATGCTCGGTCACGAACCAACTAGCGCAGCAATCGATGTTGCCTTCTTTATCCTTATGGTCGGAGGTTTCCTTGGTGTCGTAAACGCTACTGGTACACTCGATGTAGGGATTGCCTCCATCGTTAAAAAATACAAGGGCCGCGAAAAAATGTTGATTCTCATCCTCATGCCCCTCTTCGCACTTGGAGGAACTACCTATGGTATGGGAGAAGAAACCATGGCCTTCTATCCCCTTCTTATTCCTGTAATGATGGCAGTTGGTTTTGACAGTATCACTGCCGTAGCCATCATCTTACTAGGTTCTCAAGTTGGTTGTTTGGCATCTACATTGAATCCATTTGCTACTGTTATCGCTTCTGATACTGCAGGAATCTCTTCTATGGATGGGGTTATTCTCCGTGTTATCTTCTGGTTTGTAATGACAGGTATCAGCACTTACTTTGTCTATCGTTATGCAGAAAAGATTCAGAAAAATCCGACTAAATCACTCGTTTACGCTCAACGCGAAGAAGATATCAAACACTTCAATGTTTCAGAAAATGATGATGCACCATCTACTTTGAGCAAGAAACAAAAACATGTCCTCGCTTTATTTGTATTAACCTTTATCATTATGATTGCAAGTTTCATCCCTTGGGTTGATTTGCATGTTACTGTATTTGAAGACTTCAAGAATTGGTTAATCGGCCTTCCTGTAATTGGAGGAGTTATCGGTTCATCTGCTCTACCATTTGGTAGCTGGTACTTCCCAGAAGGCGCTATGCTCTTTGCCGTTATGGGGATTTTGATCGGGGTTGTCTATGGTCTCAAAGAAAGCAAGATTGTCTCAACCTTCCTAACTGGTGCTGCAGATTTACTTTCAGTTGCCTTGATTTGTGCGGTTGCTCGTGGTATCCAAGTTATCATGAACGATGGTATGATTACTGCAACCATCCTACACTGGGGTGAAGTTGGCCTTCAAGGTCTCTCTCCTCAAGTCTTCATCGTATTGACCTATATCTTCTACCTACCTATGTCCTTCCTTATTCCTTCTTCATCTGGTCTTGCTAGTGCAACTATGGGTATCATGGCTCCTCTTGGAGAGTTCGTCAATGTTAAAGCAAGTCTTATCGTCACTGCCTACCAATCTGCATCTGGTGTCCTTAACCTTGTGACTCCTACTTCAGGTATTGTTATGGGTGCTCTTGCTCTTGGTCGTGTCAGCCTTGGAACTTGGTGGAAATTTGTTGGAAAACTCGTCATCGTCATTGTCGTTGCAAGTATTCTACTTCTCATCTTAGGTACCTTAGTGCCATTCTTATAG
- the gatC gene encoding Asp-tRNA(Asn)/Glu-tRNA(Gln) amidotransferase subunit GatC: protein MKITQEEVTHVANLSKLKFSEEETAEFATTLSKIVDMVELLGEVDTTGVEATTTMADRKTVLRPDVAEEGTDRDRLFKNVPEKDNYYIKVPAILDDGGDA, encoded by the coding sequence ATGAAAATTACGCAAGAAGAGGTAACTCACGTTGCCAATCTTTCAAAATTAAAATTCTCAGAAGAAGAAACTGCTGAGTTTGCGACAACACTCTCAAAAATTGTTGATATGGTCGAATTGCTGGGCGAAGTCGACACTACTGGTGTTGAAGCAACGACTACCATGGCAGATCGCAAGACCGTTCTTCGCCCAGACGTAGCCGAAGAAGGAACTGACCGTGATCGCTTATTTAAAAATGTACCTGAAAAAGATAACTACTATATCAAGGTACCAGCTATTCTGGATGATGGAGGAGATGCCTAA
- a CDS encoding dipeptidase, with product MKSYITESIKEDFLQSLKTIISYPSVLNEGENGTPFGQAIQDVLKKTLDLCQELGFKTYLDPQGYYGYAEVGEGDLLAILCHLDVVPAGDLTDWETPPFEASIRDGRIYGRGAQDDKGPSLAALYAVKSLLDQGIQFKKRVRFIFGTDEETLWRCMARYNAIEEQASMGFAPDSSFPLTYAEKGLLQVKLHGPGSEQLSLDIGGAFNVVPDKATYQGPLMEQLQEGLVVACYDYQQNDQSLTVLGLSKHAKDASQGINAVIRLATILDSIQSHPALTFLAKEVGQDGQGKGIFGDISDQPSGHLSFNVAALTITPESSEIRIDIRIPVLADKDALVHQLKERAKAYQLSYQEFDYLAPLYVARDSMLVTTLMQVYEEKTGDNSPALSSGGATFARTMPNCVAFGALFPGREQTEHQANEYAILDDLYHAMDIYAEAVYRLAT from the coding sequence ATGAAATCCTATATTACAGAATCAATCAAAGAAGATTTTCTTCAAAGTTTGAAAACAATCATCTCTTATCCTTCTGTTCTCAATGAAGGCGAAAATGGCACTCCCTTTGGTCAAGCCATTCAAGATGTCCTGAAAAAAACTCTGGACTTGTGTCAAGAACTTGGTTTTAAAACCTATCTGGATCCTCAAGGATATTATGGTTATGCAGAAGTTGGTGAGGGGGATCTCCTTGCTATCCTCTGCCACCTAGATGTCGTTCCTGCAGGCGATTTGACAGACTGGGAAACTCCTCCATTTGAAGCTAGTATCAGAGATGGACGGATTTATGGTCGGGGTGCGCAGGATGATAAAGGACCTTCTCTTGCAGCCCTTTACGCAGTCAAAAGCTTGCTTGACCAAGGAATTCAATTCAAAAAACGGGTTCGTTTCATATTTGGTACTGATGAAGAAACCCTTTGGCGTTGTATGGCAAGATATAATGCCATTGAAGAACAGGCCAGCATGGGATTTGCTCCTGACTCATCATTCCCATTAACCTATGCAGAAAAAGGGCTCCTTCAAGTCAAACTTCATGGACCTGGGTCAGAACAACTCTCCTTAGATATAGGTGGAGCCTTTAATGTCGTACCTGATAAGGCAACTTATCAAGGACCACTTATGGAACAACTCCAAGAAGGTCTAGTAGTTGCTTGTTATGATTATCAACAAAATGATCAGTCCCTTACTGTTCTAGGACTATCTAAGCATGCCAAGGATGCCAGTCAAGGGATTAATGCAGTCATTCGTCTAGCCACCATCCTTGATTCTATTCAATCCCATCCTGCACTTACATTTCTTGCCAAAGAAGTTGGTCAAGATGGTCAAGGAAAAGGAATCTTTGGTGATATCAGCGACCAGCCTTCTGGACATTTATCCTTTAATGTGGCCGCCTTAACCATTACTCCCGAAAGTTCTGAGATTCGAATTGATATCCGAATCCCAGTCCTTGCAGACAAGGATGCCCTTGTTCATCAGCTGAAAGAGCGCGCAAAAGCTTACCAACTTAGCTACCAAGAATTTGACTACCTAGCGCCACTTTACGTGGCAAGAGATAGTATGCTCGTCACTACACTCATGCAGGTTTATGAAGAAAAAACTGGTGACAATAGTCCCGCTCTATCATCTGGCGGCGCAACCTTTGCACGTACCATGCCAAACTGTGTCGCTTTTGGTGCCCTCTTCCCAGGAAGAGAGCAAACAGAACACCAAGCAAATGAATATGCTATCTTAGATGATCTCTATCATGCTATGGATATCTATGCTGAAGCTGTTTACCGATTAGCGACCTAA